tacttCGCTGCTTCTTTGATCTGTTCAAAGATAATTttcaaaaacacaaaaaaaccaagCGCCAAAAATcgcagcagcacaaaaataTCTTCGTAATTGTATAAGTATTTtttataagaaaaatataaaaaatatatataaaaaaaagaataatacTTACTGGTTTTAATGTGGGACTTACGGAAGGGAGGCGATCGGATCCCTGATAAATGGATAAACGGAGCTGTAAAGACCACAAATGAAACtcataaaaacagaaaagaataACGAAGAATAAGAAGGAtacgtatttttgttgttagtAGTGCTACTTTATAGATTTTATTCTCGCACATGCAATTTGCTCTGGGTTAACTACTCGCCACAGCTACGTTTTAAGTTAGTAAATATTATTAGACGACGGCATTCGACCATTGGACTGGATTGGAGCCAGGAGTCGGGAGTCGGGAGTTGGGAGTTGGGAGTGATTAGAGCCACCGAGTCTGCGACCAACTCATTGTTGTCCACGCGGCGACAAaatacaaaagcaaaaaaaaaaaacaaaaaagaaagttaATTAGAGCCACAGGCGCACTTGTTGATCCCAACTGGTCGAAGCTAGACACATGCCATTGGGGCACAGGCTGATGCAAGTAATCCGATTCTCGTGTCCAGACAGTGTGCCTATGGCAGGGACGGGGGGGCGGGCGAGAGACAAAACAAGAAATCGATATAAGCATTTGCATAGGTTTCTCCACCACCATGTCTATACCCATCCACCAATACCCACCCGTATGCTTCTGTTTCATCGTGTCCCACGAGTGCACCATGCCCTCAATGCCGCCGCACATTAGGTAGCGCCCGCTGGTCGATAGAGCTAATGAGCACACAACACAAAATCAGATTAAAAATTGTCAAAAGTCAAGGCGAATAGCACGCCAAAGACGCACCGCACGAAGTGAAGCCCGTGTTCTTCTGGGGTGGGGCGTACAGGCCGATTTGTTGATCCGATCGCAAGTCGTACAAGCGCGCCGTCTGATCCTCCGAGCAGGAGGCGAAGCCATAGCCATTTGGATGGTACTGTGCAAAACAGAACCTTATGATGCAATTTGCCAGAGACGAAGCTTGAAAGATGTACTTACGCATACAGAGGAGACGTCCATGTCGTGGCCAAAGAACATCTGCTTGTGGCCCTGTTCGCGTACATCCCACAATTTGGCAGTTTTGTCCACAGAGCCCGTTATGTAAGTCTGCATATCGGGAGACAGCGACAGGCCAGCGATGTCGCCAGCATGCCCATTGAAATCCATTGTCTTGACACCCTTCTCCAGATCCCAATGGCAGCTGCAACGATACAAAAGTGCTAGTACAGCCAATACTCTTCTAGAGATGGAGAGATACCTTACATCTTCATGTCGCCCGATCCGGTGATCAAATGGCTATCGTCGAGGAAGCGACAGGAGCTGAGGAAGCCCTCGTAGCCCACGAGCTCGCGCACCATTTTGGCCACGCCCGAGGCATCGCGATTGTTCACATCGTAGACAGTGCAGGCGTTATCCATGCCGCCGCAGGCCACGAAATTCCCCGATGGCGAGAAGGCCACCGTCATCACCCAGGCCGATCGCAAGGGTATGATCTGCACTTTGTTGGCTGTCCATGTGTCCCAGATGATCAGTTTGCCATCCAGCGAGCCAGTGACGCAGTGGCGCGAGTCGCCAGCGAAGTGCACCGAGTTGACCTTGTTGATGTGACCCTTGAGAATCTTCTTCGACGAGAAGCGGATCTTGGTCACATCACTCATGTCGCCGCATTTGTCGGCCAACGTGCAATCCGCCTTGGCCTTTTGGTCCTCCTGCAAAGAGATGAAGTTTGATTTGAATCCCATGTGATTGGAGCAGCTTCGGGGGAAAAAACGCAACCTTAAACTTCTCTATCATGCCATTGATTTCGTCGTATAGGGCCTGTGTTTCTGGATCAATTTTAGGCATGATTGAGCATTAATCGAGGGACGAAACCGAAAGGAAACCAATTTTTTGCAAGTCAATGTTGATTTATATCGCACCGCGtcgcaaaacaaactaaatgtTCAAGAAAATGTTTCGCTTACATGTTATGatgttttcttttgcctttgcgGTAATGCAATTAACTAATTGGATTAGtttaatacaaatacaatacattGAAGACATTATTTACGCGCTACAAATCGAAACAAACACAGTGTCGGGGCTGCCAACTTGGCCAAAAATTGTGGCCCGCCCGGCAGTGCACCACACTGGCAGCGGCGCGAGCCTGGTCACACTAATTAGACAACTGATGGGCCAGCTGTTCGGTCACctcatttttgtttgccttgcttttatttataaGAATTAACCAAATAAACAGACCGCCCCGCCAGCAGGATGTATCAATAAAGAAACGTAGAATGGAGCCTCTACCATGTGCCAGCCAACACCACCAACAGtcgccgcaacagcagcagcagcagcaactcggAAATCTCAGCATGGATTCGAGTCTGGCCGATAATGTGGTCAGCATACCCAAAGAACTGATTCTATTATCGCTCGTCTCCCAGCAGCAGTGCCTGTACAATCCCAAGCATCCGCACTATCGCAGTACAAAGAGCAAGGACGAAAAGTGGGCAGAGATTGGCGGACAAGTGGGTTGGTCAGGTGAGTAGTCTGCAGCCTGCAGCCTGCAGCGTGCAACCCCATGGTGACCCTCAGAGTCATGTTCTCTGTCTTTCAGACACACAATGCAAGGGCAAATGGAAGGCCCTGAGGGATCAATATTGCCGCGAGCTGAAGCGCGCCAAAACCTGTGCCAAACCCGTCAAGTGGAAATACTTTAAGGAACTGGACTTTCTGCGTCCATATGCGCTGGCGCGAAAGTAAGTAGCATCCCCAGGGTCAATAAACAGCCCACTAAGATTTTCTGTTTACTGCAGCTATCGTGGAACATCTGGACAGAATGCAAATGGTGTTGTGTCCACAGAGCCGCCCCTCACGCTGCCCATAAGCAATTCGtttagcagcaacagcagcagcagtcagaACTTGCACCTAACCGGCAGCATTAAGATCGAAGATGCCACCGCGGCCACTCTCCTGGACAACTGCAATATTGTTCAGTTTCTGCAACAGCATGTGCCATCTACAGCGTCGCCTGGGGCAGGGGTCGTCACGACTGCCACCGACAAGAAGTCTGGATCAGCTTTCATTACCAATCACATTAACAccgtcatgcagcagcagctgcaggcccAGCCAGGCAATAACTGGAACTATCTGACCGATGCAGGAGGCGCCACGACAGCCTCCAGCATTGTACAGTGCGGCACGCAGAATGCCACCACCGTAGTGGAGATTGTCGACTGTGTAAATGCCACTAACAATCAGTCAAACTCTGCGGCCACAACaaaggcaacaacagccacgACAACGTCGGCGTCGACGCATAATCACTCGACGAACGCCGAGGAGGAAGATGACGATCCCATACACACGTTCCTCAACATGGAAAGCTATTTCGAGAAAGAACTGATTACGCTGATACAGCAGGAGGATATGATCTACAACTATGGCAATGAAAACTATCGCAATGCCAAGCTAAAGATGGAGGTGTGGGAGGAGATAGCACGGAAACTAAAGAAGTCGGGTGAGTCTTCACCTAAAGTGTGTCTTCACACTGTTTGGCACACTCTGAACTATCTGTCCTTGCAGTGAAACAATGCCGGCTTAAGTGGAAAGCCTTGCGGGACCAATACGCACGCGAGCACAAACGTCTGAGGACCATGATGCAAATAGAGGCCACATCGCGCTGGAAGCACTACGACACTCTCAGCTTCCTTCAGAAGTACATACAACAAAAGGCGCTGTAAGGCACCAACATTTGTCTGGCTCCTCTGTGCAGAATATTTGTAACTACTTTGGCATTTTTTTCAGTGAGGCTGATCCTCCACTCAGCATGCTGCTGCCCAAGCATGATCTAGAGGAGCATCTGGGTGGTCATGGCTCCCACTCACCGCCGACACAGCCAAACACCATGGAGACGTCCTCGGGCAGTTCACAGCTTAACATGGCCCTGCCCCCCCTGACGGGTCCACACAAGACGGAGTTGGCCAACGCGctgcaagagcagcagcagcaacagcagcagcaggaggagcagaacCAGCAGGCCAGGGAGCTTTGTGTGGCCAGCTACGATGAAATGGACATTGAGAACTACATTAATGGCGATGCGCACCAcaacgacgaggacgaggaagatgaagatgaggaAATGGAGAGCACCACGGTGCCGGAGCCGACTCCCCAGCAGCAAGAACAGCACGTGGTGGGCTATGACCATGACGAAAGCTCTGTGTACATGGCCGTTCAGAGTGTTAGCAATGCCTTGACCAAACATGAGCACCACAACGATACCTCGAGTAatctggagcagcagcagcaacagcagctgcaatCTGCTGGGGGCTATCAGCAGAAGCTGGACGTTGAATTGACTTCACGTTATCAGAACGCGGCCACCACGCCGTGCTCCACACCGACTTCACGCTATTACTCCAATCAAATCTCACCCCTCAAGAGCGGACATCTGGAGTTCCcagccagcggcagcaacggcagcaacggcGAGGAGGATGAAATCGGTGCCTTCTTTAAGGCAGTGGCAATGAAGATTCGCAGTGCCCATATGGAGCCGGTGGCCTTTACAGATCTACAAATCGATATACTCCGTGTCATCAATGATGCACTGCGGAATCCATAAGAGATCTCTGCCAGAGGAACAGGAGGAGACCATAGCGGACCATATAAGGTTTCAGGACGTTTCTGTTTAATTGTAGCTCTTAAGTGTTATTTGAAaactgtgttttttttttttaatttatagtAGAGTGGATAATTTCgtaaatttctttattattttgtgAACACCGAACGAACCCTTCAAGCGAAACGCCATTGGCAGACGGTGCATGAACTAATGTGCTCCCAAAATGTGTTTAATGTAATGTACATAGTCGGAACAGAACCATTTATACGAGTAGTGTTTAATAGCTTAGGAGGATGCTTCCGGATGCCCACACAAGTCCGGAACTAAAAGATTTTGATTTACTAGTATATGTGTAACCAAATACATAGATTGTACGAGTAGCCTCGACATACAatagccaaaacaaaaacaagaataaAATATACCTATATTTTTCAAGCAAATAATACGGGCTTTAATCTGATTCTGAAGACACTCCCAAAGAGGCTGAAGAGTCCTGGCAGCCCTTTTCGAGCCCCGCCACAGGGTATGCGAAAAAATCAATGCATCTGCCAGTTAAAACCGGTAGTTGATGTAGCTTCCTTTGAGGTATCCCCTTCGGCTCGCCCTCAGCCAACCATCACCCTCAACCATCCACTCATTGGCGCACCCACGCGATTCCCGCAGCTCCAACACAAACATTTAGACAAACGACAAAGCGTAGGAGCAGCTGGCTTCAAGTGGAGCACACTTGGAGCACCATCTCCAGCACCATCCCCAACCCGAACGCAGCTCGagcccaacccaacccaaccccttGGCGCCGCTATACATAGGAGTACGTACTTCGCTTGTATACagacagatacatatacagatatcTATGGCACGCAGTACGTATGTGCCGAGCTGTATCCACTCTGCTCTTGCCACTGCCAATGGCCTCCCTTTGGCATTGGGCAGAAACCGGTTCGGGTGACGCATCCAATGGGTAGACAGGGCCGCTGTCTGAGCGAGACAACCGTAGTGTGTGCGTTCCGTACATAAGACCGTCAACGGGGGCGGTTCCCATTTATGGGCGTGGCCAATTCattcccatccatccatccatctatccagatGGCACCAGCTGGTAGTacctgctgccgttgctggtctttttccggctgctgctgctgccgctgctgccgccgcggCCGCTGCTGTTTGCAAATTTATGTAAAAGtgaaaattttttaataaacattttcattttcagaCGGTAGTTCCGGTAGCCGACTGGACTGTTGCCTAATCAGACGGACATCGGAGTTTGGGCTGTTTGGCAACTGTTTGCCATGGTCTCCGTTCTACGCTTGATTGATTCCCCTCCCACTCtgactcccactcccactctgactcccacacccactctgactcccactcccatgtggctgcaattgcaattggttcgatggtttttggtttattctgtttgcttttgcaaattaatttccattctCCTCGAAATGGTTGAGTGCgcgaattttaattaaaattatatgggtgtgggtgtgggtgtgcgtgtgggtgggGTCTCCAATGGGAGGGACGGTATCGGAGTGGAGGCTTGAGTATTGTGGGATCAATTAATATAGTCGGAAGCGGTCTTATATTTCATGAAGCGTGGCCCAATGATATTTCTTAAACTCTACGCAGGATATCCAATCAATTCATTGGGAATTTCCACGCTATTCCTGTAGCTTAAAGGCGAAGTAACTCTCCATAATTCTTCCCATCTGTAGAAGCTTGATTCTCCTGAAGATTCTCTGTTCAGTTCATCAATTAAAAGGCACAGAACTAGCTTTCTTGTTAACAAAATTTTAACTAAATATTTGGcttttaaatagaaaaataggTAAATTACGGTCCATATTTAATCGATATataaaacagtttaaagtaaatttatttaatctcaatatgcatgtatttaatttaattatgttaCATATTtagatcaaatattttcatattataCTCAAAATGGTGATTTTTTCTCTGAGTGCCTCGATTAAAGAGAGATTAAAGGCCTTTTACTAGTGCAAATCACACTCTCCTGAACTTGGCTAATATTCCACAACCCCAAGATTAGTTTCGAGTGCTACTGAATCCATTGCGATACCTAAACAAAGGGCATATCTATTTATTTCCAAAAGTAAAGCCCATCCAATACGGAAACCCAAAATTCTACCTTCTCTTTTACTTCCTTGAATGTGCCTTTGATCCATTTTAAATCGATTTACCTTAAAGACCATCTTTCCAAGAATAAACAGAAGACGAAACCGAATCCTTGACAATATTTATCTACACTCCTTACACCTTATCGCATTATGGCACATTTTCGTTTGCAATTTCCAGGACACGGAAACTATTTTCGCGGCTCATTTAACGGGTTCATGCTATCCCAGAGaagaaatcataaaaaatacataaaaaaatacatatttttttattgcttgAGGGCAACTTCTACGGGGAcgagcagacagacagacagagagagcgagagagagacagggagacaggACAGACTGAGACACAGTTAAACCAATTTGCAACTCATTCCAGCCGCAGCGCCTTAAGTATATCAAATTTGCCAGGATTACGGAGACGCCTCAACGCCTTCACGCCCACGGGGCTGGACcgaagatagagagagatagagagagagggagagagagggggggagcgAACATATACTTATATTCGAAACTCATTTCCTgcccgaaaagaaaaaatattagGTACAAAATTTATAAAACGTGGAGCCGCCTGCAGCTTTGGGTCAAAGAGATACAAAGACAAAATGCTGACAAACTGTTGagtgaatgtttttttttttggggtccGGTCTCGGagtccatccccatccccacacccatacccatacccaccCCAGtcccgattccgattccttTCAGCGCATTTTGGAGGAACTGTTATCATAAATAAAGTCAAGCCAAATGTCAGGGACAGGCCTCATATCATAAAGCAAATGCAAGTGGCGCAgtgaatcggaatcggaatcgagGCGAGCGAGCAGGCGAGCAGGCGAGCATTCAGGCAAACCATTCACGATTTATTGTCCGATATGCGATGcactttttctctctctctctcccctttcaatatctctttctctctgttaAACTGAATTGTTTCCGGGAACTgctgtggcaacaacaacagcaacaacaacaacaatggcaaaaCAACAAAGCGCTGAAAAGCTTGTAAAACATTTGTAGCAACTGCAACTCAAGTCAGAGTACGAGTCCGAGTacgagtctgagtctgagtccgagtctgagtcccagtccgagtccgagtccgaagTCGTTTCGAGTCTGGAGTTGGCCAGAAGGAGCAGGCAAAGCTGGGAAGGCTACTGCTACTGTTGACCACGTTCACCGccccaaaaaaatgttttattcaTAAAGTTTAGCGACAAGATCGTCGCCCGTATGCTGtttgctgctactgctgctgctgctgctgctggagtgtGGGGCATGGTGGGGCAGTGTGGAGTGCAGAGTGTCCGCTGCTGGCCAAAGACCAAAGCCTATGCTAATTTCACATGCAACTTATCAGCCGACGCGCATCTTGTCAAGCTTTTGTGCGGCTGTTAGAAATGGCCCTgatccgactccgactcccaGCTACAGCTCTCATCTCTGACTGCTGGatctgtcctgtcctgtcccatCCTGCTGTCCCGTCCTGGGACCACATGGCGACCGACCGTTTCAGCCAACTCACAAAGGGGTGCTAATCGCCAAATTTACAACTTGATGCAAAACTTTGCTCCGCAAATGGGCCAGAAAACAAAACGACCGCAACTCGCCTAGAAAATGGCAAATgtgggtggggctggggctggggctcggGCTGGGGCATGCCTtgaaaaactataaaaatcAACACACCGCAGAGAGCAGAAAAGAGACAGCAGATTGtgataaagagagagaaagagcgatgCCAGGCGGTTAGCAACTTTCACTCGCCCCCCAAAGAGGGCTACGAAAAATGTAACATTTGAAAAATGTACTTTTCCACACTCTCCAAAAAGCGCGACAATGAAAGAAGGAGGCACACTGGGGCAAGACACAAGCTGTCTCCAAGCCATTACCATTTCCAGTCCCTCGGCTCTCATGAGCTCGCTCCTATGATCCTCTCCCAGCGAGtctttctcgttctcgttctctctcgcAGGAACGAGAAAAATAACGGCCAGCAAAGTAACAGAATAGACAGCCAGCTGAAGATCAAACACTGAGAATAATAGTTCGTGGCCAGTTCAGGCAGGGCTAAATGTCCAAAAAATGCACTGATAATAATCTTACAATCCGACACATAATGCACATCCCATCGTCTTGCATCCACTGTGCGTTCATCTTCTGGGGAGGGTTCTATCGGTTGGTCGCTGAAAGGATACTACTCCTTTTTTTCGTGTGCAACCACAGTGCCGGCCACACTCGTAGTGTTAGTTACAAGACACAGAACACATAACACTTTGTTATGTGCGCTTGACAAAGTTGGGCAGCGAGACAGCGAGACAGCACAGCGGTAAAAGTGCTTAGTGCCTTAGTTTAAAGCAATTCCTAtcctttttttctctcccGCACCCGCTCCTGGGACAGGGATAACAGATAAAGCGCACACGAGGCTCGcgggggccggggccggggccggggcagggcaggggacTGTGAGCGAATTGGGTGCTAATATGGTCAAAGCACACAGCACCATTTTCAACTTCGGTGGTTTGAGggattttgtgatttttttttttgtccatgtgtgtgtgttgtattttatttttaaattttaagaTTTGCACATCCTGATACGGCGGAAAGAATGGAGAAACAAATAAATCTCGTACAAAGGAAACGGATAACGGATAGCGGATATTTGCGGAATTTGTAGACACGTGTGTGTGGAGAGCGGAAGGCATTTGGGAAACCGTTTAGTGGGGTGACTTTTCccgcatacgcatacgcatacgcgCCCCGTATGCTGCATGCCCCAAAAACCAGATGGACTCAGTGGTGGTGGGGGTTTCGAGGAGGGAGACCTCGGCAGGGAGAAGgggcacggacacgggcacGGAAGGGTCTGCGAAAGTGCCAAAATGCCTGGCGCGACAACCTCCAACACCTTGTGCCAGTAGTGTCAGAGGAGTCAGAGGAGGGAGGTACGGCCCGGTTCGGTCCGGTCAGGCATCCATCCGACAATCATCGACACATCCTTGGGCCCATGATCATCATCCATGATCCACTCGTTGCAGACGCACAAAAAAGCCTCCAAAACAtcagcggctgctgcctgctgcctgtctGGCAAAATGTCAACTTTATTAAAAGAAATTATAAATTGGTATGCCAGTGCGGATCCCCAGTTCGACTCCCGACCAGTcccgagtcccagtcccagtcccagtccacCACTTCACAGACACCGCGCGCAAAATTCCAGGCTCACACATCATTAAACGAGCAAAAAACTGAAAGATCAGTCCACTCTAGAGTCGGGAGTCGGGAATCGGGAGTTGGGAGTCGGGAATCGGGCGttggagttgcagttgcaactcCAGTCAGTTCTCCAGCGAAACAGTCGGGAGTTGCTCCCCTCCACGAGTATGTGCCCCTCTTGGGCCCTGCCCGTGGCCAGGCCATTACAATTACTGACAAAAAGCATCAAGGTaacaataaaaagaaaccTTTGTACGGGAGGGTAGCCAGAGAAGTATCCAGTATCCAATCGAAGATCCACAATGATCCACAACGAACTGCCGAACTCCGAACTCTCAGGACTGTTGATGCCACCCTCTTCCAAAAACTGCCCAAGAATCTTTATCGAGAGGCACATACGAAAAGCTCATGTCAAGCCATTTAGAATTATGATAGAGTTTTGATGTTGtcataaaaaaatttaattgaaataccAAAAATGGCAATGAAAGACGTCCAACAGCCGAAAGGTAGACCTGGACCCTGGACATTCTCGAGCCCGATGAAGATGTCAGTGCTTTGAAGTCCGACTTTTAATGTGTGTATTTTTGGTAGGCATTAAGTATTTATTGCAGACAAGGCCCGCATGTATCACTCGCTGGGGCTGGACGGATCGATggatcgatggatggatgcatggatggatggatccTCTGGgcccagcgagagagagatgtcAAAATGAGGCCACTTAGGCGAGACATTTCTTTCTCTTCTTGCGGCACAGCGCAAAATCAACTCGCGAGGCGGCAAAAAAGGAGACACATACAGAAAACTGCTGAAAAGTGAAACGTccacgatgatgatgaggacaaaaaaacaacagcaacagcaacaagaaaagaaaaagataaaACAAGTAGCGGACCGCTTGCTGGGTCTCTTCGAGTGGAGGCTCAACTCTTTAAGGTGTTGCCAAGACAAACAAGttgaaggcgaaggcgaaagCGTTGAAACTCAGGGCTTCCTGGCTGTGAGCCCTGGCCACATTTCAATTACCTTTGTGGGCAgccatttaaatgaaaatgccaCACATTGCAGCCAGGCACAAGCCACAAGGagccgcaggagcagcaacagcagcagcagcatcagcatcacaGCGGGGCaccccagtgccagtgccagtggcagtggcagggccagGGGCCCACACATCTCCACATCTTCACACACATGTGAGGGGCCGTCGTGCCACAGGCCAGCAGCAAGTAATCATAATCTTAAGGCAATAACAGGCACATTACATGTCACATTAATAAACGCCGCCGCATTGAAATTAATATCATAATTCATATCGTTATAATTTAGCATGCGCCCAAAACAgttccactgccacttccactgccaGTATCCATCCTAGTGTTCCCCCCACATCCTCACATACTCCTTACACATCCTTGCTTATTAATTTTATGTGACTTTTTTCGGTGCAGGGTGAGTATCGGGTGTGCGAAAAAATGGCAAGTAATCAGAGCTCGCTTTGTGGGGGGGCCTTACAAAAACATTTACATTCTAGTCCTTTAAGCCTGATAAATGAGTGGGCCAAGACGCTGCCTTAAACGTAGGCTAGCTGAGGTCGCCGGCTAGGTCACACTGGGAAATCCATAAAAGAAAACTACAAGTCTCTGTGGGTCAGGTGGTGGTCCTTGAGTTTTTCCAAAAGAGTTACAGAACACAATATAATCTTTGGAACGTTTCTGATCGCGGCACACGTTCCTCGACATTCAGATACTCGgtacagacagagacagagacggagagagagagagagattaagACTGTGCTCTCTTTGAGTATGTCGGAAATGAAAACTCAC
The sequence above is a segment of the Drosophila pseudoobscura strain MV-25-SWS-2005 chromosome X, UCI_Dpse_MV25, whole genome shotgun sequence genome. Coding sequences within it:
- the Gbeta76C gene encoding guanine nucleotide-binding protein subunit beta-2; this translates as MPKIDPETQALYDEINGMIEKFKEDQKAKADCTLADKCGDMSDVTKIRFSSKKILKGHINKVNSVHFAGDSRHCVTGSLDGKLIIWDTWTANKVQIIPLRSAWVMTVAFSPSGNFVACGGMDNACTVYDVNNRDASGVAKMVRELVGYEGFLSSCRFLDDSHLITGSGDMKICHWDLEKGVKTMDFNGHAGDIAGLSLSPDMQTYITGSVDKTAKLWDVREQGHKQMFFGHDMDVSSVCYHPNGYGFASCSEDQTARLYDLRSDQQIGLYAPPQKNTGFTSCALSTSGRYLMCGGIEGMVHSWDTMKQKHTGTLSGHENRITCISLCPNGMCLASTSWDQQVRLWL
- the LOC4811914 gene encoding uncharacterized protein isoform X2 gives rise to the protein MEPLPCASQHHQQSPQQQQQQQLGNLSMDSSLADNVVSIPKELILLSLVSQQQCLYNPKHPHYRSTKSKDEKWAEIGGQVGWSDTQCKGKWKALRDQYCRELKRAKTCAKPVKWKYFKELDFLRPYALARNYRGTSGQNANGVVSTEPPLTLPISNSFSSNSSSSQNLHLTGSIKIEDATAATLLDNCNIVQFLQQHVPSTASPGAGVVTTATDKKSGSAFITNHINTVMQQQLQAQPGNNWNYLTDAGGATTASSIVQCGTQNATTVVEIVDCVNATNNQSNSAATTKATTATTTSASTHNHSTNAEEEDDDPIHTFLNMESYFEKELITLIQQEDMIYNYGNENYRNAKLKMEVWEEIARKLKKSVKQCRLKWKALRDQYAREHKRLRTMMQIEATSRWKHYDTLSFLQNEADPPLSMLLPKHDLEEHLGGHGSHSPPTQPNTMETSSGSSQLNMALPPLTGPHKTELANALQEQQQQQQQQEEQNQQARELCVASYDEMDIENYINGDAHHNDEDEEDEDEEMESTTVPEPTPQQQEQHVVGYDHDESSVYMAVQSVSNALTKHEHHNDTSSNLEQQQQQQLQSAGGYQQKLDVELTSRYQNAATTPCSTPTSRYYSNQISPLKSGHLEFPASGSNGSNGEEDEIGAFFKAVAMKIRSAHMEPVAFTDLQIDILRVINDALRNP
- the LOC4811914 gene encoding putative uncharacterized protein DDB_G0287113 isoform X1, translating into MEPLPCASQHHQQSPQQQQQQQLGNLSMDSSLADNVVSIPKELILLSLVSQQQCLYNPKHPHYRSTKSKDEKWAEIGGQVGWSDTQCKGKWKALRDQYCRELKRAKTCAKPVKWKYFKELDFLRPYALARNYRGTSGQNANGVVSTEPPLTLPISNSFSSNSSSSQNLHLTGSIKIEDATAATLLDNCNIVQFLQQHVPSTASPGAGVVTTATDKKSGSAFITNHINTVMQQQLQAQPGNNWNYLTDAGGATTASSIVQCGTQNATTVVEIVDCVNATNNQSNSAATTKATTATTTSASTHNHSTNAEEEDDDPIHTFLNMESYFEKELITLIQQEDMIYNYGNENYRNAKLKMEVWEEIARKLKKSVKQCRLKWKALRDQYAREHKRLRTMMQIEATSRWKHYDTLSFLQKYIQQKALEADPPLSMLLPKHDLEEHLGGHGSHSPPTQPNTMETSSGSSQLNMALPPLTGPHKTELANALQEQQQQQQQQEEQNQQARELCVASYDEMDIENYINGDAHHNDEDEEDEDEEMESTTVPEPTPQQQEQHVVGYDHDESSVYMAVQSVSNALTKHEHHNDTSSNLEQQQQQQLQSAGGYQQKLDVELTSRYQNAATTPCSTPTSRYYSNQISPLKSGHLEFPASGSNGSNGEEDEIGAFFKAVAMKIRSAHMEPVAFTDLQIDILRVINDALRNP